From Streptomyces sp. TLI_105, the proteins below share one genomic window:
- a CDS encoding Lsr2 family protein — protein MAQKVQVLLVDDLDGVEADETVTFALDGKTYEIDLTTANAEKLRGLLEPYTTSGRRTGGRTAGGRGKGRAVATGSQDTAKIRAWAKENGMNVNDRGRVPADIKAAYEDANR, from the coding sequence GTGGCACAGAAGGTTCAGGTCCTTCTTGTCGACGACCTCGACGGCGTCGAGGCGGACGAGACCGTGACGTTCGCGCTGGACGGCAAGACCTACGAGATCGACCTCACCACCGCCAACGCGGAAAAGCTCCGTGGCCTGCTCGAGCCGTACACCACGAGTGGCCGCCGTACCGGTGGCCGCACCGCCGGCGGACGCGGCAAGGGCCGCGCCGTGGCCACGGGCAGCCAGGACACCGCGAAGATCCGCGCGTGGGCCAAGGAGAACGGCATGAACGTCAACGACCGCGGTCGCGTGCCCGCCGACATCAAGGCTGCCTACGAGGACGCGAACCGCTGA
- a CDS encoding type III pantothenate kinase: protein MLLTIDVGNTHTVLGLFDGEEIVEHWRISTDPRRTADEMAVLLQGLMGMHPLLGVELSDGIEGIAICATVPSVLHELREVTRRYYGDVPAVLVEPGVKTGVPILTDNPKEVGADRIINAVAAVELYGGPAIVVDFGTATTYDAVSTRGEYAGGAIAPGIEISVEALGVKGAMLRKIELARPRSVIGKNTVEAMQSGIVFGYVGQVDGVVARMKRELVGPKGDPSDVTVIATGGLAPMVLADSKEIDAHEPWLTLIGLRLVYERNVSRM, encoded by the coding sequence ATGCTGCTCACCATCGACGTCGGCAACACGCACACGGTGCTCGGTCTCTTCGACGGCGAGGAGATCGTCGAGCACTGGCGGATCTCCACGGACCCGCGCAGGACCGCCGACGAGATGGCGGTCCTGCTCCAGGGCCTCATGGGCATGCACCCGCTGCTGGGCGTCGAGCTGAGCGACGGCATCGAGGGGATCGCCATCTGTGCGACGGTCCCCTCGGTGCTGCACGAGCTGCGCGAGGTGACCCGCCGGTACTACGGGGACGTGCCGGCGGTCCTGGTGGAGCCGGGCGTGAAGACGGGGGTGCCGATCCTCACGGACAACCCCAAGGAGGTCGGCGCCGACCGCATCATCAACGCGGTCGCGGCCGTCGAGCTGTACGGCGGTCCGGCGATCGTCGTGGACTTCGGCACGGCGACGACGTACGACGCGGTCAGCACGCGCGGGGAGTACGCGGGCGGCGCGATCGCCCCGGGCATCGAGATCTCGGTGGAGGCCCTGGGCGTCAAGGGCGCCATGCTCCGCAAGATCGAGCTGGCCCGGCCGCGCAGCGTGATCGGCAAGAACACGGTCGAGGCCATGCAGTCGGGCATCGTCTTCGGGTACGTGGGCCAGGTCGACGGCGTCGTGGCCCGGATGAAGCGGGAACTGGTCGGGCCGAAGGGCGACCCCTCCGACGTCACGGTGATCGCGACCGGCGGCCTGGCGCCGATGGTCCTCGCCGACTCGAAGGAGATCGACGCGCACGAGCCCTGGCTGACCCTGATCGGGCTGCGTCTGGTCTACGAGCGGAACGTGTCCCGCATGTAG
- a CDS encoding response regulator transcription factor — MSIRVMLVDDQVLLRTGFRMVLAAQPDMEVVAEAGDGVEALEVLRSTAVDVVLMDVRMPKLDGVETTRRICSEPAAPKVLILTTFDLDEYAFSGLKAGASGFMLKDVPPAELLGAIRSVHSGDAVVAPSTTRRLLDRFSPMLPSSGKEPEHKGLERLTEREREVMMLVAQGLSNGEIAARLVLSEATVKTHVGRILTKLGLRDRVQVVVLAYETGLVRAGGGAV; from the coding sequence CGACCAGGTGCTGCTGCGGACCGGTTTCCGCATGGTGCTCGCCGCCCAGCCGGACATGGAGGTCGTGGCGGAGGCCGGCGACGGTGTCGAGGCCCTGGAGGTGCTGCGCTCCACGGCGGTCGACGTCGTTCTGATGGACGTGCGCATGCCGAAGCTGGACGGCGTGGAGACGACCCGGCGGATCTGCTCGGAGCCGGCCGCGCCGAAGGTGCTGATCCTGACGACGTTCGACCTCGACGAGTACGCCTTCTCGGGGCTGAAGGCCGGTGCGAGCGGCTTCATGCTGAAGGACGTGCCGCCGGCGGAGCTGCTCGGTGCGATCCGCTCGGTGCACAGCGGGGACGCGGTGGTGGCGCCCTCGACCACGCGCCGGCTCCTGGACCGCTTCTCGCCGATGCTGCCGTCCTCGGGGAAGGAGCCCGAGCACAAGGGGCTGGAGCGGCTGACGGAGCGGGAGCGGGAGGTGATGATGCTGGTCGCGCAGGGGCTGTCGAACGGCGAGATCGCCGCCCGGCTCGTCCTCTCCGAGGCGACGGTGAAGACGCACGTGGGCCGCATCCTGACCAAGCTGGGCCTGCGCGACCGGGTCCAGGTCGTGGTCCTGGCGTACGAGACGGGCCTGGTCCGGGCGGGCGGCGGCGCGGTCTAG
- the panC gene encoding pantoate--beta-alanine ligase — protein sequence MTLFARKSAEGGRAVHHEPAELLPTVEDLEYAAAHWGVPGRTAVVMTMGALHEGHATLIRAARERVGAKGFVVVTVFVNPLQFGAGEDLDRYPRTLDADLALAFEAGASAVFAPSVDEVYPGGEPQVRITAGPMGERLEGASRPGHFDGMLTVVAKLLHLTSPDLAFFGRKDAQQLALIRRMVRDLNFPVEIVGVETVREADGLALSSRNRYLSAGERRTALSLSRALFAARERLAAQEALRARAASLPGAQGRAENRAEALSRLGEARAAADAHAVAQAAEGGCAEAVRAAARAVLEEAAKAEPPLTLDYLALVDPADFTEVADGHDGEAILAVAARVGSTRLIDNIPLTFGATK from the coding sequence ATGACCCTGTTCGCCCGCAAGAGCGCCGAGGGCGGTCGTGCCGTCCACCACGAGCCCGCCGAGCTGCTGCCCACGGTCGAGGACCTGGAGTACGCGGCGGCCCACTGGGGCGTGCCCGGCCGCACCGCCGTGGTCATGACCATGGGCGCCCTCCACGAGGGCCACGCCACCCTGATCCGGGCCGCACGCGAGCGCGTCGGCGCCAAGGGCTTCGTCGTCGTCACCGTCTTCGTCAACCCGCTCCAGTTCGGCGCCGGCGAGGACCTCGACCGCTACCCCCGCACCCTCGACGCCGATCTCGCGCTGGCCTTCGAGGCGGGCGCGAGCGCCGTCTTCGCGCCCTCCGTGGACGAGGTCTACCCGGGCGGCGAGCCCCAGGTCCGGATCACCGCCGGTCCCATGGGCGAGCGGCTCGAAGGCGCCTCCCGGCCGGGCCACTTCGACGGCATGCTGACGGTCGTCGCCAAGCTGCTCCACCTCACCTCGCCCGACCTGGCCTTCTTCGGTCGGAAGGACGCCCAGCAGCTGGCCCTGATCCGCCGCATGGTCCGCGACCTGAACTTCCCCGTCGAGATCGTGGGCGTGGAGACCGTCCGCGAGGCCGACGGCCTGGCCCTCTCCAGCCGCAACCGCTACCTCTCGGCCGGGGAGCGCCGGACGGCGCTGTCGCTGTCGCGCGCGCTGTTCGCCGCCCGTGAGCGGCTCGCCGCCCAGGAGGCGCTGCGCGCGCGTGCCGCCTCGCTGCCCGGCGCCCAAGGCCGGGCCGAGAACCGGGCCGAGGCGCTGTCGCGGCTGGGCGAGGCCCGGGCCGCCGCCGACGCCCACGCGGTCGCGCAGGCCGCCGAGGGCGGCTGTGCCGAGGCCGTGCGGGCCGCGGCCCGCGCCGTCCTGGAGGAGGCCGCCAAGGCCGAGCCGCCGCTCACCCTCGACTACCTGGCCCTCGTGGACCCGGCCGACTTCACCGAGGTCGCCGACGGCCACGACGGGGAGGCGATCCTCGCCGTCGCCGCGCGCGTGGGGAGCACGCGGCTCATCGACAACATCCCCCTGACCTTCGGAGCCACCAAGTGA
- a CDS encoding BlaI/MecI/CopY family transcriptional regulator, with protein MPRPLGELEDAVMTRVWQWNRPVTVREVLEDLQQERSIAYTTVMTVMDNLHQKGWVRREVEGRAYRYTAVSTRAAYSAALMNEAWAQSDNPAAALVAFFGMMSPEQRESLNDAIRIVQRDSPLPAAPREPEGGEGTARP; from the coding sequence GTGCCCCGTCCATTGGGAGAGCTCGAAGACGCCGTCATGACGCGCGTATGGCAATGGAACCGCCCGGTGACCGTCCGGGAAGTCCTGGAGGACCTCCAGCAGGAACGGTCCATCGCCTACACCACCGTCATGACCGTCATGGACAATCTCCACCAGAAGGGCTGGGTCCGCAGGGAAGTCGAAGGCCGCGCCTATCGATATACGGCGGTCTCCACCCGCGCCGCCTACTCGGCGGCCCTGATGAACGAGGCCTGGGCGCAGAGCGACAACCCCGCCGCCGCGCTCGTCGCCTTCTTCGGGATGATGTCGCCGGAACAGCGGGAGTCGCTGAACGACGCCATCCGGATCGTCCAGCGCGACAGCCCCCTCCCCGCCGCCCCGCGGGAGCCCGAGGGTGGCGAAGGGACAGCCCGCCCGTAG
- a CDS encoding L-aspartate oxidase: MTGIRLHAPAPGWAIDADVVVVGSGVAGLTAALRCTAAGLRTVVVTKARLDDGSTRWAQGGIAAALGEGDTPEQHLDDTLVAGAGLCDERAVRALVTEGPDAVRRLIATGADFDKTSDGEIALTREGGHHRRRIAHAGGDATGAEISRALVEAIRDRGVRTIEHALVLDLLTDAGGRTAGVTLHVMGEGQHDGVGAVHAPAVVLATGGMGQVFSATTNPGVSTGDGVALALRAGAEISDLEFVQFHPTVLFLGVGSEGQQPLVSEAVRGEGAHLVDADGVRFMLGQHELAELAPRDIVAKAITRRMQEQGTDHMYLDGRHFGAEMWAERFPTILAACRAHGIDPVTEPIPVAPAAHYASGGVRTDLSGRTTVPGLYACGEVACTGVHGANRLASNSLLEGLVFAERIAEDVVARAPGRGPAVPVEHPAPVVLPLLDPGARRRIQRTMTLGAGVLRSAASLRTASGELDALHIPPVPGETDDRKCAEPGVESWETTNLLAVARLLVAAASRREETRGCHWREDHPDRDDADWRRHLVVRLTPERTLDVRTTETFDFPPTADAPREP, from the coding sequence GTGACCGGAATACGGCTGCACGCACCCGCGCCGGGCTGGGCCATCGACGCCGACGTCGTCGTGGTCGGCTCCGGGGTCGCCGGCCTCACCGCCGCCCTGCGCTGCACCGCCGCCGGGCTCCGTACGGTCGTCGTCACCAAGGCCCGGCTCGACGACGGCTCCACCCGCTGGGCGCAGGGCGGCATCGCGGCCGCCCTCGGCGAGGGCGACACCCCCGAGCAGCACCTCGACGACACCCTCGTCGCCGGTGCCGGGCTCTGCGACGAGCGGGCCGTGCGGGCCCTGGTCACGGAGGGTCCCGACGCCGTCCGCCGGCTGATCGCGACCGGCGCCGACTTCGACAAGACCTCCGACGGCGAGATCGCGCTGACCCGGGAGGGCGGCCACCACCGCCGCCGGATCGCCCACGCGGGCGGGGACGCGACCGGCGCCGAGATCTCCCGCGCCCTGGTGGAGGCGATACGGGACCGGGGCGTGCGCACCATCGAGCACGCGCTCGTCCTGGACCTCCTGACGGACGCCGGGGGTCGCACGGCGGGCGTGACCCTGCACGTCATGGGCGAGGGGCAGCACGACGGCGTCGGCGCCGTCCACGCGCCCGCGGTGGTCCTGGCCACCGGCGGCATGGGGCAGGTCTTCTCCGCCACCACCAACCCGGGCGTCTCGACCGGCGACGGCGTCGCGCTCGCGCTGCGGGCCGGGGCCGAGATCTCCGACCTGGAGTTCGTCCAGTTCCACCCCACGGTGCTCTTCCTCGGGGTCGGCTCCGAGGGCCAGCAGCCGCTGGTCTCCGAGGCGGTACGGGGCGAGGGCGCCCATCTGGTCGACGCCGACGGCGTCCGCTTCATGCTCGGGCAGCACGAGCTGGCCGAGCTGGCGCCCCGGGACATCGTCGCCAAGGCGATCACGCGCCGGATGCAGGAGCAGGGCACCGACCACATGTACCTCGACGGCCGGCACTTCGGCGCCGAGATGTGGGCGGAGCGCTTCCCGACGATCCTGGCGGCCTGCCGCGCCCACGGCATCGACCCGGTGACGGAGCCGATCCCGGTCGCCCCGGCCGCCCACTACGCCTCCGGCGGCGTCCGCACGGACCTGTCGGGCCGGACGACCGTGCCCGGGCTCTACGCGTGCGGGGAGGTCGCCTGCACGGGCGTCCACGGCGCCAACCGGCTCGCCTCGAACTCGCTCCTGGAGGGCCTGGTCTTCGCCGAGCGGATCGCCGAGGACGTCGTGGCGCGCGCGCCCGGCCGCGGGCCGGCCGTCCCGGTGGAGCACCCGGCCCCGGTGGTCCTGCCGCTGCTCGACCCCGGCGCCCGGCGCCGTATCCAGCGCACCATGACCCTGGGCGCGGGGGTGCTCCGGTCCGCCGCGAGCCTGCGCACGGCCTCCGGCGAGCTGGACGCCCTCCACATCCCCCCCGTGCCCGGCGAGACCGACGACCGGAAGTGCGCCGAGCCGGGCGTGGAGTCCTGGGAGACCACCAACCTGCTCGCCGTCGCCCGCCTCCTGGTCGCGGCGGCGTCCCGCCGCGAGGAGACCCGCGGCTGCCACTGGCGCGAGGACCACCCGGACCGCGACGACGCGGACTGGCGCAGGCACCTCGTCGTCCGCCTCACCCCGGAGCGGACCCTGGACGTCCGCACCACCGAGACCTTCGACTTTCCCCCCACCGCCGACGCCCCCAGGGAGCCGTAA
- a CDS encoding low specificity L-threonine aldolase, which produces MNPVTPVETPVDEEAARLHRAKVWGGAERRLWDTSVDGTVGSRLRELAAWAQAAGHEDAPLDTYGNGLVEELERRVAEELGLPDAVFFPTGTMAQQVALRCWAGRTGSPVVALHPLAHPEVHENGAFGAVSGLRTVHPTGAPRLPTAEEVRDHPEPFGTLMLELPLRDAGFVLPSWEELTEVVEAARERDAVVHFDGARLWETTTHFGRGLAEIAGLADSVYVSFYKSLGGMSGAALAGPEEVMEEARIWRHRYGGMVFQQYPAALSALRGLDVELPRLPSYVAHARVVADAVREALAEAGTGWSRVHPETPHTHQFQVWLPYDPDVLTAAALAQTEDTGTAFFRRWFAPVAGGPPGVALTELTVTGPGLEWTAKDVKEAVRDFLARVEG; this is translated from the coding sequence ATGAATCCTGTGACTCCTGTGGAGACTCCTGTGGACGAGGAAGCCGCCCGGCTCCACCGGGCGAAGGTGTGGGGCGGCGCCGAGCGCCGCCTGTGGGACACCTCGGTCGACGGCACGGTCGGCTCCCGGCTGCGCGAACTGGCCGCCTGGGCCCAGGCCGCGGGCCACGAGGACGCTCCGCTCGACACGTACGGGAACGGGCTCGTGGAGGAGCTGGAGCGGCGCGTCGCCGAGGAGCTCGGCCTCCCCGACGCCGTCTTCTTCCCCACCGGCACCATGGCCCAGCAGGTCGCGCTGCGCTGCTGGGCCGGGCGCACCGGCAGCCCCGTCGTCGCCCTCCACCCCCTCGCCCACCCCGAGGTCCACGAGAACGGGGCGTTCGGGGCCGTCTCGGGGCTCCGCACGGTCCATCCGACCGGCGCGCCCCGGCTGCCGACCGCCGAGGAGGTACGGGACCACCCGGAGCCCTTCGGGACGCTGATGCTGGAGCTGCCGCTGCGGGACGCCGGCTTCGTGCTGCCGTCCTGGGAGGAGCTGACCGAGGTGGTGGAGGCGGCCCGGGAGCGGGACGCGGTGGTCCACTTCGACGGGGCCCGGCTGTGGGAGACCACGACGCATTTCGGTCGCGGGCTCGCGGAGATCGCGGGACTCGCCGACAGCGTGTACGTCTCGTTCTACAAGTCCCTCGGCGGCATGTCCGGGGCCGCGCTCGCCGGCCCCGAGGAGGTCATGGAGGAGGCCAGGATCTGGCGGCACAGGTACGGCGGGATGGTCTTCCAGCAGTACCCGGCGGCGCTCTCCGCGCTCCGGGGCCTGGACGTCGAGCTGCCCCGGCTGCCCTCGTACGTGGCGCACGCGCGCGTGGTGGCCGACGCGGTCCGGGAGGCGCTCGCGGAGGCGGGCACCGGCTGGTCCCGGGTCCACCCGGAGACCCCGCACACCCACCAGTTCCAGGTCTGGCTGCCGTACGACCCGGACGTCCTGACGGCGGCGGCCCTCGCCCAGACCGAGGACACCGGCACCGCGTTCTTCCGCCGCTGGTTCGCCCCGGTCGCGGGCGGCCCGCCGGGCGTCGCGCTCACGGAGCTGACGGTGACGGGCCCCGGCCTGGAGTGGACGGCGAAGGACGTGAAGGAGGCGGTACGGGACTTCCTGGCGCGCGTCGAGGGGTGA
- a CDS encoding amino-acid N-acetyltransferase has translation MSTSAEAVTVRRARTSDVPAVRRLVDPFVQRGILLDKATVTLYESIQEFWVAERDEDATVVGCGALHVMWEDLAEVRTLAVDPEFKGAGVGHQVLDKLLHTARWLGVRRVFCLTFEVDFFTKHGFVEIGETPVDGDVYSELLRSYDEGVAEFLGLERVKPNTLGNSRMLLHL, from the coding sequence ATGTCGACCTCCGCCGAAGCCGTCACCGTCCGCAGGGCCCGCACCAGCGACGTCCCCGCGGTCCGCCGTCTCGTCGATCCTTTCGTGCAGCGCGGCATCCTGCTCGACAAGGCGACCGTGACCCTTTACGAGTCCATCCAGGAGTTCTGGGTCGCGGAACGCGACGAGGACGCCACCGTCGTCGGCTGCGGCGCACTCCACGTCATGTGGGAAGACCTCGCCGAAGTCCGCACTCTCGCCGTCGATCCCGAGTTCAAGGGCGCCGGCGTCGGACATCAGGTGCTGGACAAGTTGTTGCACACCGCCCGATGGCTCGGGGTGCGCCGGGTATTCTGCCTGACCTTCGAAGTCGACTTCTTCACGAAGCACGGCTTCGTCGAGATCGGCGAGACCCCGGTCGACGGAGATGTCTACAGCGAGCTCCTGCGTTCCTATGACGAGGGAGTCGCCGAGTTCCTCGGTCTCGAACGAGTGAAGCCGAACACCTTGGGCAACAGCCGGATGCTTCTGCACCTGTGA
- a CDS encoding DUF5937 family protein — protein sequence MTIDITGLPHERITFCPSPLAELGAALHALAVPAHHPRLHAWTTTTAAALKPELADRLIEADFMWNNTRSDILLPSRPRETLAEELDDLDRMDDEKFVGSALEISCNSHYTDGAPSPLVDERMRRRALDLAAARGPRQAGFVERMLADPPGTRAWIRRLLEDCDEAFFADTWRRVRLQLAADARHKTELMRRKGLAEAVADASPAMSLEEDEQGSRIVVDKLVQGRTSAEGTAVTFLPTAFGWPHLFALYTPGWQPVIQYPIPARDLGGAASVEAVKLRLEAVAHPMRMRLCRSLARGSSTTSELADAYNITAPEVSRHLAVLKKAGLITTQRRGRYVHHQLDVSVVARLGSDFLESVLR from the coding sequence GTGACCATCGACATCACCGGACTGCCGCACGAGCGGATCACCTTCTGCCCCTCGCCGCTGGCCGAGCTGGGCGCCGCCCTGCACGCCCTGGCCGTGCCCGCGCACCACCCGCGGCTGCACGCCTGGACCACCACGACGGCGGCGGCCCTGAAGCCGGAGCTCGCGGACCGGCTCATCGAGGCCGACTTCATGTGGAACAACACCCGCTCGGACATCCTGCTGCCGTCACGGCCCCGGGAGACCCTCGCGGAGGAGCTGGACGACCTCGACCGCATGGACGACGAGAAGTTCGTGGGCTCCGCCCTGGAGATCTCCTGCAACAGCCATTACACGGACGGCGCTCCCTCACCGCTCGTCGACGAGCGGATGCGCCGGCGCGCCCTTGACCTGGCCGCCGCGCGCGGCCCGCGCCAGGCCGGGTTCGTGGAACGGATGCTGGCCGACCCGCCCGGCACGCGCGCGTGGATCCGGCGGCTCCTGGAGGACTGCGACGAGGCCTTCTTCGCCGACACCTGGCGCCGCGTCCGGCTCCAGCTCGCCGCCGACGCCCGCCACAAGACGGAGCTGATGCGCCGCAAGGGGCTCGCCGAGGCCGTCGCCGACGCCTCCCCCGCGATGAGCCTGGAGGAGGACGAGCAGGGCTCCCGGATCGTCGTCGACAAGCTGGTCCAGGGCCGGACCAGCGCCGAGGGCACCGCGGTGACGTTCCTGCCGACGGCCTTCGGCTGGCCGCACCTCTTCGCCCTGTACACCCCGGGCTGGCAGCCCGTCATCCAGTACCCGATCCCCGCCCGTGATCTCGGCGGCGCGGCCTCCGTCGAGGCGGTCAAACTGCGCCTGGAGGCCGTCGCCCACCCCATGCGGATGCGCCTCTGCCGCAGCCTGGCCAGGGGCTCCAGCACGACGAGCGAGCTCGCCGACGCGTACAACATCACCGCCCCCGAGGTCTCCCGCCACCTCGCGGTCCTGAAGAAGGCCGGGCTGATCACCACCCAGCGCCGCGGCCGGTACGTGCACCACCAGCTCGACGTGTCCGTCGTCGCCCGCCTCGGCAGCGACTTCCTGGAGTCGGTGCTCCGCTAG
- a CDS encoding SCO3374 family protein — protein MALTVPPPRSPSDGGVARWYEDELGWATEAGPPVRLVTGLRFDVLEVPAEAGRGVLRRMGAATGPVALMGRRMGLLVAAGSAEELPGLLDWLEWGGISLDLAILGADGRMTAPLPPGRSGSGAPGAAVWLRAPAPGREVEPSLPVLRSAPWGVAGAPCLVRLVAAAAAECHRVRLLSARTRGTAQQLSPQRFASS, from the coding sequence ATGGCCCTCACCGTCCCGCCGCCCCGCTCGCCGAGCGACGGCGGCGTCGCGCGGTGGTACGAGGACGAGCTCGGCTGGGCGACGGAGGCGGGGCCGCCGGTGCGGCTGGTCACCGGGCTGCGCTTCGACGTCCTGGAGGTGCCTGCCGAGGCCGGCCGGGGCGTGCTGCGCCGGATGGGCGCGGCGACGGGTCCTGTGGCCCTGATGGGGCGCCGGATGGGGCTGCTCGTGGCCGCGGGGAGCGCGGAGGAGCTCCCGGGACTGCTCGACTGGCTGGAGTGGGGCGGGATCTCACTGGATCTCGCGATCCTCGGTGCCGACGGCCGGATGACCGCACCCCTTCCCCCGGGGCGGAGCGGATCCGGCGCGCCGGGCGCCGCGGTGTGGCTGCGGGCGCCCGCGCCGGGCCGCGAGGTCGAGCCCTCGCTGCCGGTGCTGCGGTCCGCGCCGTGGGGCGTTGCGGGCGCCCCCTGTCTGGTGCGTCTCGTGGCCGCCGCCGCGGCGGAGTGCCATCGGGTGCGGCTGCTGAGTGCCCGTACCCGTGGGACGGCTCAGCAGCTGTCGCCTCAGCGGTTCGCGTCCTCGTAG
- the nadC gene encoding carboxylating nicotinate-nucleotide diphosphorylase: MSTPEEARPEPVDVPLIQINTVSDETGGCGEGCACGDGEEFECGLDPALAQLLADAGLDPVQVEDIAHLAIAEDLDGGVDVTTVATVPEDAVATADFTAREAGVVAGLRVAEAVLSIVCTDEFEVERHVEDGARVEAGQKLLSVTARTRDLLTGERSALNILCRLSGIATATRAWADALEGTKAKVRDTRKTTPGLRALEKYAVRCGGGVNHRMSLSDAALVKDNHVVAAGGVAEAFKAVRELFPEVPIEVEVDTMHQVREVLDAGADLILLDNFTPLETEEAVALVAGRAVLESSGRLTLENAAAYAATGVDYLAVGGLTHSSPILDIGLDLREVRA; encoded by the coding sequence GTGAGCACGCCCGAGGAAGCCCGTCCCGAGCCCGTGGACGTCCCTCTCATCCAGATCAACACGGTCTCCGACGAGACCGGCGGCTGCGGCGAGGGCTGCGCCTGCGGCGACGGCGAGGAGTTCGAGTGCGGGCTCGACCCCGCCCTCGCGCAGCTGCTCGCCGACGCCGGTCTCGACCCCGTCCAGGTCGAGGACATCGCCCACCTCGCGATCGCCGAGGACCTCGACGGCGGAGTCGACGTCACGACCGTGGCGACCGTCCCCGAGGACGCCGTCGCCACGGCCGACTTCACCGCCCGCGAGGCCGGTGTCGTGGCCGGTCTGCGGGTCGCCGAGGCCGTCCTGTCGATCGTCTGCACCGACGAGTTCGAGGTCGAGCGGCACGTCGAGGACGGCGCGCGCGTGGAGGCCGGGCAGAAGCTGCTCAGCGTCACCGCCCGCACCCGCGACCTGCTCACCGGCGAGCGCAGCGCGCTCAACATCCTGTGTCGCCTCTCCGGCATCGCCACCGCCACGCGCGCGTGGGCGGACGCGCTGGAGGGCACGAAGGCGAAGGTCCGCGACACCCGCAAGACGACGCCGGGCCTGCGCGCCCTGGAGAAGTACGCGGTCCGCTGCGGCGGCGGCGTCAACCACCGCATGTCGCTCTCCGACGCCGCCCTGGTGAAGGACAACCACGTGGTGGCGGCCGGCGGCGTCGCCGAGGCCTTCAAGGCCGTCCGCGAGCTGTTCCCGGAGGTGCCGATCGAGGTCGAGGTCGACACGATGCACCAGGTCCGCGAGGTCCTGGACGCGGGCGCCGACCTGATCCTGCTCGACAACTTCACCCCGCTGGAGACCGAGGAGGCCGTCGCCCTGGTCGCGGGCCGCGCCGTCCTGGAGTCCTCGGGCCGGCTGACCCTGGAGAACGCGGCGGCGTACGCGGCGACCGGCGTGGACTACCTGGCGGTCGGCGGCCTCACCCACTCCTCCCCGATCCTCGACATCGGCCTGGACCTGCGCGAGGTGCGGGCCTGA
- a CDS encoding Rossmann-like and DUF2520 domain-containing protein encodes MNAPAAPEPRAEDRPARLTVGVVGAGRVGPALAASLRLAGHRPVAVSAVSDASRRRAAELLPDVPVVEPARVLALADLVLLTVPDDALPGLVEGLTDTGAVRPGQLLVHTSGRYGARVLDPARRAGALPLALHPAMTFTGTAVDVQRLAGCSFGVTAPEELRLAAEALVIEMGGEPEWIAEEARPLYHAALALGANHLVTLVAQSMELLHKAGVAAPDRMLGPLLGAALDNALRSGDAALTGPVARGDAGTVAAHVSELRKHAPGTVAGYLAMARTTADRALAHGLLKPELAEDLLGVLAEPSGGAAHPADPADGPQGDDR; translated from the coding sequence GTGAACGCACCAGCAGCGCCAGAGCCCCGAGCCGAGGACCGACCCGCCCGGCTCACCGTCGGAGTCGTCGGCGCCGGCCGTGTGGGCCCCGCCCTCGCCGCCTCGCTCCGGCTCGCCGGGCACCGCCCCGTCGCCGTCTCGGCGGTCTCCGACGCCTCCCGGCGGCGCGCCGCCGAACTCCTGCCCGACGTCCCGGTCGTCGAGCCCGCCCGCGTCCTCGCCCTCGCCGACCTGGTCCTGCTGACCGTGCCGGACGACGCGCTGCCCGGACTGGTCGAGGGCCTCACCGACACCGGGGCCGTACGGCCGGGACAGCTGCTCGTGCACACCTCCGGGCGGTACGGGGCGCGGGTCCTGGACCCCGCCCGCCGGGCCGGCGCCCTGCCGCTGGCCCTGCACCCCGCCATGACCTTCACCGGCACCGCCGTCGACGTCCAGCGGCTCGCCGGCTGCTCCTTCGGGGTGACCGCGCCCGAGGAGCTGCGGCTCGCCGCCGAGGCGCTGGTGATCGAGATGGGCGGCGAGCCCGAGTGGATCGCGGAGGAGGCCCGGCCGCTCTACCACGCGGCGCTGGCCCTCGGCGCGAACCACCTGGTCACGCTGGTGGCCCAGTCGATGGAGCTGCTCCACAAGGCCGGGGTCGCCGCCCCCGACCGCATGCTGGGCCCGCTCCTGGGCGCCGCCCTGGACAACGCCCTGCGGTCCGGGGACGCGGCCCTCACCGGGCCCGTCGCGCGCGGTGACGCCGGCACGGTCGCCGCCCACGTGTCCGAGCTGCGCAAGCACGCGCCCGGCACCGTCGCCGGCTACCTGGCGATGGCCCGCACGACCGCCGACCGGGCGCTCGCGCACGGCCTGCTCAAGCCCGAGTTGGCCGAGGACCTGCTGGGCGTGCTGGCCGAGCCGTCGGGCGGAGCCGCCCACCCCGCAGACCCCGCCGACGGGCCGCAAGGAGACGACCGATGA